ttgaaatttgtcctTGTGCACTCGCTTTCATTAACTGCAATTACCGATTCATTCAATatgatcaattttctttttcCGGAACCTTTCTTGCCAAATTCTAGGTATCTAAGAgacaaattattttatcctaagAATTGTACTAAACTGTACGGATCGTGTTCAAAGAGTGGCGCATACGTAGGTATGTTTCAACGGAATGATAGCTTTAAGAAATGTAAGATATTCGGAGCGAAAATTGATTTGAAGGGCTGCGCATGCAacgatttttttgttataatgtaCGTTGCGTCTCCGATTTCTAAATTAATAGGTACAAATAGCGATTACTATGATTATGTCGTTaatcatagaatttatcaaaatggaatatttcgcGATGTTTATGACGGAAGgaagtatcagaaatttttaagtaaactaagTGAATCTGACAGACATCGTTACGTTACAATGGTTTTCAATACCGATGGAGCGCCacttttgaaagttcatcttacTCAATTTGGCCTATCTTTTTAATGCTAAATGAGCTACCATACCACATTAGAATTAAGGAATTGATTCTGGTCGGCCTTTGGTTTGGGAAAGACAAGcctgatttgaaaatattccttgAGCCATTTGTTGAACAAATGAACCAACTTTCAAGCGCACCTGTTCAAGGATTTACTCAATTTAATGGCTCATACTTCAAAGCCAATTTTCGGAGTAAAAGGTCCATCACAATTAATAAAGTTATTACACTATGATATTATTTATGATTTGTGTGTCCGAATCCATGCACTGCCTTTCCGGAATTGCGAAGCAAATGGCAACGATGTGGTTTGGCAATAAGAGGAAAGCTGGATTGATGCCTAGATCATTCATTTAAGAAATTGATGCAAGTATGGCGAATATTAAAGCACCTCATCAAATTGTCAGACTTACAAGAtcgttttctgaaaaataattttggaaagctCGTGAGGGGGAGAACTGGACGCTCTTCTACAGTGTGCTTATTACCTTTTAATGCACTGAGCTTTGTTTGTAAAGGCTTTctacattttaacaaaagaagaaattaCTATTCTGGAATTGGATCATGCTGATAAATTGCTACATGAATTCGTTGGTCGTTCGCAAATCTTATATTCTGATGTGTCAATGACATTCAATGTATGATGTTTCTATGTAAAAATACGTAACTTTTTAGTACATTCAGGTAGTCAAACAGAATATACAGTTGTTCAAAAGTTAATATCAACGAATGCTTAAAATAATGTATGTGGTGTGCTTCAAAGAATTGTAAAAGTAGCCAATGAACAATCAGCTGTATTAACAAACGATATTGAGAAAGTGTGTGTACACATGGCATTTGGCGATATTTAATATATCTGCGCTGTTCCCAATATGCATTATTATTAAGAATGATAATTACACTTTACAGTTCAGTTGTTATAATATAAGATTTCTTTCTTTGGTGTTTTAGTTCTAAATCGTTTTAAGACTCAATATCTTTTCTTGGATTACATGATAGCTAACTATTATCGATAGAATTATTTCAGTTTATAAATAGATCAATATAAATTATGTTGTCAACTTTGAGTACTATTTTCGtgagaaatataatttcaaaaatatatcattttgttTCATTGCAAGCTCTAACTAGTATCCCTATACATTAATTATGTGAAATCAGtatgcaataattaaaataattcagaaacaattttttaaattttgtaaacggCGTCGTAAACTATATCTTAAACTATGTCGTAAACGACGTCGGAAAGCATGTATTAAACGATGTCGTATACTACGTATTGTACTATCTCAATTTACGATGTTGTAGACAATATCGTATCCTACGTCATATCCTACCTTGTATCCCACGTAGTTTACTATGTCGGTTACTACATCAAAAACGACGTGATTTCCGACGTAGTAAACGACGTCGGAATTTTCAATAGGGATTGTTGgtgaatttataaaatcattatgTTTTCCGATTGtatacattttatcaaaaaagatttataattattataatttacaattatattacaattattataatttacaatttggcCTTTCATCATTTTTGACCGATTTGAacttacttaaaataattgaaattcaaaaggGTTTGAGTATaacaaagttttaatatcacaattctgAGCGACTACAATTTTGCCTCTTTTATGAAGTTTGGATTTAGTCCATTTTCAACTTTCCGTAgtagaattttctttatttttaatgtttcccatttgaaagtactttttttataggtttttttcagaacattaaaatttgaaagaattattgtccggtaaaatgaaaaaaaagttatgaaatttctCACCTTTGTGAGCTTCTGATTGAAAGTGgttcaatttcaaattacttaattttaaacgctATTGCTTCACAATGATCCaagacaattcatatttttcagatttggaatttctgatttttctacataattatgcttattagaaaattgaaggttctttaaaaaaaaacccaatTCTTTTTTAACCCTTACAACTTTAGACTTGATAGAGATATTAAAATTGTCTTTCTAATAAATTCTAGTTAATGTCCTTctgaaaattcgattgaaaattttaaaaaggtttgcaATGAACAAAATgacgttgattttttaaaaatataaagtatattACATAGTTTCACTAAAACCTGTAAGTTTTTTGAaggttgaataattttgttgaccaCAAGAATTTGTTATCCACAAATTGCATTTCCTCATTCTCCTCACAAAAAACAGATTCGACCAAATGCCATTAAAGcagtttcttaattttgaaaagttgtaaaaaaaataagaaaattaaatttaaactcaataaaaaatagaaatcagtTGAATGTGTAAATTTAcatgtttaattcattttaaatgttttgaatataaatttaaggtAAAGAGTACGCAGTGTACTATTCCACAAAACACGACTATTAAAATTTAGACTGGAAGATAAGGTCGAATACGAAACTTTCACCTGATATCTCTTTTTATGTGGAATTGATATAATCCAAAGCAAATGCCGGTAAGGTACAATTTGGAttagtatcacatgcccttaagagagtACCACACtttcttcattttctaaaatatttaatgcaaattCTTGCTTATATAAGGAAGACATTCTGTTAGTCTTATGCAGTTCAGATCATTTTCTCGgtcagaaaaattttgtttcctgacgattgaattttagaatttttcttgcGAACAATGAAAAATAACCAAGGAGggtaaagattattttttgtgcagcttttttaaataagtatattttgtttgatcattttatcaaatctgtctattttaagaaaaatgtgaaaatttaattctgcGAAGAAAATTGTCTTGACTAACAAAATGTTTTGCTCTGCACAAAACTCACAGGATGACTTAATCCTTCTGGAAGTAAATGTTTAacataaaatctcaaaaaataaaaagattctttttttaattcttaacactAACAATTTTCGTACGGATTCTTAAAGAGGATGATAAACGTCACCAAGGCTCGTGAAAAAATGAGAATATATGAGTTATACGTTTAAAATTCCAATACTCATAACATACTTCTTCGTCAAGAAATTCTTCGGCTTAAAGTGTACCTGTCTGACTGATTTAGAATTGATCTCGTATAATTCTCATAAAAATCGTATGCGGGGATgtataaaattcgaaattgattttttaaatgttttaagtcaAACAATGGGACGAAGAATCCAAAGCCAGCAAGGGCAACATCAATTGGATAAAGAATTCGAAAGCCAGCCAGGAGAACAGGTGCTTCAGTCAGGAGGATCAACAAGAGAAGACATTATCTACCACTCGAGTAACGATGAGGAATCTTCGGATGAAAGTGACAACGATTGTATGGATCAGCATTTCAAGAACCCTGATTCTCCACGTCCAAATTCAGAAACgaacttgaaaaattctttagGATGTTGTAGTAAGTCTTTGTATTTGCAAGATTGCGTTAGAATAATGTTTGATAAGTCTAGACAGACCATAAACGATGTAATAAAAATGGTGGTAGCGTACAATTTAAGATTTGGTGACTCGAAAGATGCTCGTATGATGCTAatcgaaatgttcaaaatttgcgCAGGTCCAGagctcgaaaatttaaatatttctaattataagCTAGCACAGGTATTCGACACACCACctgaaacaattagttttcaCGTTTATTGTAATCTATGTGCAAAAAAGGTCTTGCATTCTTCCGAAAAGAGAGATATCAAAGGTCAGATATTGCTGTGCAAAGAGTGTGAATCAGAGCACTGTATGAAATGAGTGATTCAAATAACGATGTTATGCGAGACATGCATGATAGTGTGTTGTACAAAAAAACAATGAGAAAGTATTCTAGATCAATCACATACATCATCAGTACAGATGGTGCTCCACTGTTTCATGTGTCGAAAAGGGGTTTCTGGCCTCTACAGATATTATTAAACTATTGGTGCTCTTCTTCTCCTCATACAACCACCGCAAAATTTTCGTAGatctacagaaaaaatttaaagtaaaagcgTTTGGAAGGCAACACACTGGAAATCATGGTTGCTTTTTTTCCCTTCcaatatgttcaaaatttacttcAAACAAAATGTTAGAGTACTTTGCTTTGTTCGTAAATAGTATGTTCACtctgttgaaaatggaaattaCAAAAGACGAGCTTGACACTTGTGAGCACTTAGTAGAATCGGTTCGACAGTCTGGTCCAACATGGGCGGAATCTGCTTTTCCGTTTGAACATAATATTCACTTCTATAAGGAAGCGCTAAGTGGACCCAAAAGTCCCGAACAGCAGATTGCTGCGACATCcttgaatattcttaaatatcGTGTTCGGCCGCCTATCAATAACATCTCGGGGGAGGCAAAAGAATTCTGTGAACCGATTTTCACGACCAAAGTATCCACGAAAAGTGCAGTTAAAGCTGGAAATATAACGTCTTTCGGACCTCATCATCGAAATATCTTTGAGTCtacaataaacaaacaatttGAACGATGCATTTTCGATAATTGAGTCTACAGTAGTATAAAGTATACTCgatcaaagaaatttaatgacaccgttattatcttaaaaaatagaCTAATTGTGCAAATCACAGGCATTTATTTATTGCCAGATAAAACAAGTTCTTTTAACATCAAGCAACTAATTGTGCAGCCATTCCTTGTCGGTGAAACGATAGTATCCCATATTTGGGAAGctgtcaaaaatattaattacggaTCCGTCTTTACATCGGACATTCGTTCGAAGGCTGTAGTTCTTGATTTCACAGACAAGCAATATGTTTGTGAAATACCGAATACAATTGAAGCGCAATAATTTGATGTGCGAAATTTCACGTAAATTGATTTCTTCGTatttacttttgtattttttactttctaaGTGCTTATTTTTGTACTTATTGCGTGCTGATTTTTGTACTTGCTGTGTACTTATTTTTGTACCTGCTACTTGCTTTTTAACAAAGGGTCTTGAATTTCGCTTCAATGTAATGGCATAAAAATCTTTgataatagtttaaacattttcaaccagtttCAAGCCAACTTGTTCTGAAAGTTGGAGCAcaactcttttaaattattctgttagaataatttttgaaaatgaaaaataatttgtaattttcctaggaattttaagaaaatgtttttattcttttggagcctttcacaatgCTTAAAAACCAGTCTTCTTTTAaagcttcttgtttaaaattaggtTTGTGCGTATTTCCACCGAAATTTCCGTAGAAATAGTCGAATGTTGTCGGTGCACATACTTcgtttacatttaatttaatgaaataataaatgtaattagaagttctgaaaattttcaaaaagaattttaaatttcaaagaatttaaaacttctagatttctcaagattttaaaataaaatttaaaatttttttaaggattcttaaactatttaaaatgcaaatctttttagttctaatttgtgaactgttaagttgaaaaaactttttattttccatgtttatagcctaaaataacttaataatacaattttgaaattttttaaagttcattgatttattctttaatttagaatattgaaaatgtaaacgtggatttatatttctggatatcatttaaaactatttaactgaaaattgttagTGCGTTCCagtttatatgtgtaaattattgagcatttcaatacatttttaagttttaaaaccttaaaacttaaatttttaaagtttaaaattcaagacttccacttcgaatggtttaatttgttgtttatttttattgctttaacTGGGAAAATGTTTAGAGtacagttcgatttttaaaactttagtaaccgataaaaatgtttgcgaaccgggaaatgaccgggaatttttttctttcattaagaTGGTCACCCTGAAGTTTCTATATGCCTTTAAAGAACATCAACCTGAACAGTGGATTTATAAACCGGAGAAGAGGAGTCATTGCAAATTCTAGTAATTCAAGTCAAACCCAGAAACTGAAACTGAATTCTAGtcaatacaaattgaaaaaactgcGTGCTTCTTTTTGTACTTGCTGCGTGCCTACTTTTGTATTTTGTACTTTGCTATGTCTTATTTCTGTCGAATAAACTACTCAAGTTACATATGATTGATTACTATCATTCTTGCTTTAATCCTTATTtttacagttacattttaaagtgGTTGGTTAGCCAAAAATCAggtcaatagaaaaaaatgttctatgattttgaaaataaaaattacattatccgTCATGTCTTATgtaaaagaaaacattatttataacagggaatttttaaaaatacgaaaaataattactttggCAATAttggtttttattgaatttttattaatgttctcACAactctgtttccaatttttaagataagtaaataatctttagACAtggttatttgtttttaaattgttttaaaaatttcagctatacaaaagtttgcttttaaaattgtaaataatagagTTAGTGCATGGtttcccaaaaaattaataaaaatttcttaaaattcagctatttttcaaaatttggtaaaaagtgaTCGTGAAAAGAAATTCTATTGCAAAAGACTTTGTTAAAGTAAAGATGTtaagtttcaaattctttaaatgaaaaattatgtttttttctaattataatttttatttgaatagacATTATCAGTAATATTCTTTTGATTCACAACAACCATTAAGGctatcttataattaaaaatgaataagtttGCTTATTACATTCTGTACAATCGAAATCACTGTTTTAAGGTAAAACAAGAGTCCACTCTTGAGGCGAAGTGCTGTTGAATAGAGGctaacaatttttgattaaagaaagtCATGTGGGACcggaaaaaaaatgatttggaagTTGACAATCTTAAAAAAACACAGGAGAAAAATTGGGACTCGCTTGCCTGTGGATTTCGATAAAACAttcaactttcagtttaaaaaaataaaaacatgctaaaaatccgaaaaaaagaatttttttctgagtcGTGATCATTACTTGAAGAAATATCAATgctaagaagttttaaaaattattactacgctgaaattttaatttaattgtatcacacattttaaatatattcaaaataaaaatattgtataaaaaaataataaatttgatttttcaagaatttaagcaaaacatccattttaaataaaatagtggtAATATACTGCCACCTTTCAAAAAATAAGACATttgaattgataaataattatgataattatgtgataatataaatataataataatgtcaattaaaagatgaactttctactgCTATATNNNNNNNNNNNNNNNNNNNNNNNNNNNNNNNNNNNNNNNNNNNNNNNNNNNNNNNNNNNNNNNNNNNNNNNNNNNNNNNNNNNNNNNNNNNNNNNNNNNNtttaccgcgatttcgctggaagcgggtgcaatttttcagattagcacccgctcccggcgaaatcctgcggttgtccttatgacaaatttttaattatatgtacatatataaaTGCAgaattttgattcctctagaatcaaaccgaagggcctatgacaaagccaccgaacgcgtcttcgggttgcggatagagggtccctgtaccaagggtttctgcttaatatggttaccaaaataaatagacagtcggggacaattgtccaagggtggtcccgaaggaattaacccccaagcggaggtgtgaaaaccgtgccgaaagctgaatggcacctgggtgaggtgtctagaacggtgaatctgggataccgggtgacctctcagagtacgcaaccttatccttgcatgcggggctctacaaggatggaccccttttcctagcttctcgtgggaaaaacaatgacaacaccaaacatagttgtagtaagtgcggttgaaaaaaaaaacagaacgtgcagggctcccgacaatgggtcggccaactatgccgaccaatctagagctggggagccaaggaaaatggattcaatgcgatggatcggcgggatctcgcgacctatGGGTGGACgcagcaactgaatcacgacttgctagactgctacgatgcgagtgtggcccgcgaACGGGATTACagggcacggctgcatgctctgtggtgcgagaaatacccggagctatcgcacttttcgcagcaatatctgcgaaaccatgctgaactacttcgtaaaaggggctatgtaagcggaacgcctactctaccacagctagaacaagccgacaacaaagaaagagaggcgtcactaagaccaaccgcgggcaggcatccaatagatgaagagcgatgctttacgagccggagaaacatcaacaccaaggtttctctgaagcctaaagatctggctgaaatggatgacgagcttcgtggacattttcccggtgaatccgacctctggggtatcaattattgtgtgtataatgcagcgagagttttggcctatgcgaaccgtaaaacaaaaccaacggctgatcataagaccaaaagacgaatgcatcaacttgccataaagataggctgggcaagacagtacgcNNNNNNNNNNNNNNNNNNNNNNNNNNNNNNNNNNNNNNNNNNNNNNNNNNNNNNNNNNNNNNNNNNNNNNNNNNNNNNNNNNNNNNNNNNNNNNNNNNNNttaccacgatttcgctggaagcgggtgcaatttttcagattagcacccgctcccggcgaaatcctgcggttgtccttatgacaaatttttaattatatataaaatcattCGCGAACAACAATGCGGAATATGACCAGACCCGGAAGTCCCCCCTCCAACCGTACGAATGGATTACAGCTGGTTTAGAGCAAGATTGATTGTTTTGGTACAGGCTTCAGACCTACCAAAAGTATTTACACTATTTTACAGTTTTCGTAAGGAATGTAACTAATTTagtactatttgaaaaaatgtcgcaCTAGATAcactatttttatacaattaaccacttatctgtccaagttcgatttccaaagttttaaacattattaattgaaTTCTTATATATTTCAATTCTGACATCATTCAGTTCACAATGCTTCATgcgaaaatcttctactttaaaaactgtccattctatatttttattttgatttagagaattttagaatgcagtcttaaacacttaaataataaaaaattaaaagcgtttcgaaaatggaaatatttttaaaacagaacaatAATTGATTGATCAAAACGATTCTAAtccattcaaaattaataatttctagattttaacgttaaaaatgaaacctattaattttaaaaatcttagtcattaaaaaaaatggaaatatcccattgaaattttacaaactacataattttaactgaaacataactttataataatttatttgtaattaaagccttttgctaaattaaaaatattgtttcagtttaaaatattcaattttcaatccattcgatttcaaattttttaattaaaaacaaaaaattattattagcaatatttgacaatttatttatgacgaatgaattaaaaccaatgattgaaaattatacaatttgaaactgaactttttgaaaaagaaagccttgaatcgttaaaattttgaagagcttttaaatcttacacgtttcaattttgattgttattattttttttaatgtttaatttttaagtgaaattgttgatttttggtGCTTACatagcaattgaacacttattagtagtagacaaaatttgagtaattttaagagatatttaaaagttttgaaaagattcaaagttaattaaaaacttgaaataatttcacattatctaaacgaaatttttttcgacaaaattctgCTTTTCGTAccaattttggtgcaaatagccacatcataatttaaaacaaattgtacatttttgcagaattataaaaaatttagaaactttttaagaattgtgaaaggcttcaaaagaataaaaaaattttcataagattcctagaaacattgaaaacaatttttcattacggaaagtgattttaaaaaactatttgaaaagattttgaaaaagatttccaaaattttaaaaaataaatctgaaagattataagaaattttttttcaatttccgggaatttctttaaattgtagaaaaaactctgttcatttcaaaagatatttcgaagttcttaaccaattgcaaaaataattataacgttatataaatttaaaacaactgatagatttgtgaatattttgtgataaaattttgaagctttacaaggatatttttagttgaaaagaatttaattttttaatttctaacgttTCTAGCTaagaattgttcaaaataatacaattttgaacattttaaagttcattgattctttgttctagaatatttaaaattataacttggatttatagttttagaattaaatctgaatcttcttcttctttattcataatgtgtccccgaACGATTTACATAACTTCCATTCCATaaaatctttccgtttaaatctatatttctttacaatcttatcctctctatatatacaattatttacaactatttacataaagtcttatatctagttccttatttctatttccggCGATAGCGCACTTTAGaacttattagcaagcgagtgagcgagtgAACAAAAGCGAAAGTGCgagtgagagaaagagagagagagagagagcatgagaacgcaaacgcatcttagtctacttaacttttactttaccattacttacaattttcacgcttctaatctaagcgacttccgtttccttttactttcacttttttataccaccATTTACCTTTtacacgtgcattctttcatt
This Belonocnema kinseyi isolate 2016_QV_RU_SX_M_011 chromosome 3, B_treatae_v1, whole genome shotgun sequence DNA region includes the following protein-coding sequences:
- the LOC117168875 gene encoding uncharacterized protein LOC117168875 isoform X1 produces the protein MKDNEDQMDTADNFEDIERFERCDLTQGTVNDGSEQTFAHYESSGEGNVNPVHALMDEIDFIENEVTPLVEDETEELDDFFMDVIDDEDCYKDTIDDDHPSINKEEDDAEHLSRKDFTAFEGAISSEAFQRPIDISVNKTVGEVILIILKFVLVHSLSLTAITDSFNMINFLFPEPFLPNSRYLRDKLFYPKNCTKLYGSCSKSGAYVGMFQRNDSFKKCKIFGAKIDLKGCACNDFFVIMYVASPISKLIGTNSDYYDYVVNHRIYQNGIFRDVYDGRKYQKFLSKLSESDRHRYVTMVFNTDGAPLLKVHLTQFGLSF
- the LOC117168875 gene encoding uncharacterized protein LOC117168875 isoform X2, with translation MKDNEDQMDTADNFEDIERFERCDLTQGTVNDGSETFAHYESSGEGNVNPVHALMDEIDFIENEVTPLVEDETEELDDFFMDVIDDEDCYKDTIDDDHPSINKEEDDAEHLSRKDFTAFEGAISSEAFQRPIDISVNKTVGEVILIILKFVLVHSLSLTAITDSFNMINFLFPEPFLPNSRYLRDKLFYPKNCTKLYGSCSKSGAYVGMFQRNDSFKKCKIFGAKIDLKGCACNDFFVIMYVASPISKLIGTNSDYYDYVVNHRIYQNGIFRDVYDGRKYQKFLSKLSESDRHRYVTMVFNTDGAPLLKVHLTQFGLSF